The Vespula vulgaris chromosome 2, iyVesVulg1.1, whole genome shotgun sequence genome has a segment encoding these proteins:
- the LOC127072913 gene encoding sodium-dependent neutral amino acid transporter B(0)AT3 — translation MANTAHLVRRQSSRDLKPQKSVDKLEMKEMRGRLVVDNRKNITSVNYGATNAAFDDSSPNKKNKPGNEGGGNKLGSNEGKGIFRPEAGEDERENWDSKLTFLLATVGYAVGLGNVWRFPYLAQKNGGGAFLIPYFVMLAIEGIPIFYLELAIGQRLRKGAIGVWNQVSPYMGGIGVSSAVVSFNVALYYNTIIAWCLFYFVQSFQSQLPWAECPNRYFQNGSYAPELECLQSSPTQYFWYRTTLMISKDINTPEVFNWKIALALVIAWILVYMCMIKGIASSGKVVYVTATFPYIVLIIFFFRGVTLPGMSDGLRHLFTPKWWTLTDPVVWLEAGTQIFFSLGLAFGGLIAFSSYNPVNNNCYRDAIMVSFTNCFTSMFAGIVVFSIIGFKATMVYEECLTERNTLLINIFGTEDKIPDIIPDANTLLNVTTGNGSLDNLIMPKLPVCDLEKELDNSASGTGLAFIIFTEAINQFPGAQFWSILFFLMLFTLGIDSQFGTLEGVVTSIVDLKLFPNLRKEILTGAICLVCCIISMAFAHGAGSYVFVLFDNFSGNFPLLIIAFFECIGVSYVYGLKRFADDIELMTGNRPGLYWLICWKYLSPLAMLSILIASFVEIIMEGSGYPAWVSSLGTTEKHEWPVWALILIGILILASVLWIPAIAICRCFGILIIDDNEKAWFPAADLKEFHGIVPHEVTAAETLLFCIRTDGTEGLCCPTGGPSDDDEDLT, via the exons atggcaAACACGGCGCATTTAGTCCGTCGTCAAAGTTCTCGGGATTTAAAGCCACAAAAGAGCGTCGATAAGttggaaatgaaagaaatgagaggTAGATTAGTTGTGGacaatcgtaaaaatattaccaGTGTCAATTACGGAGCTACGAATGCAGCCTTCGATGATTCCAGTCCAAATAAAAAG AATAAACCGGGAAATGAAGGTGGGGGTAATAAATTAGGGAGTAACGAAGGTAAAGGAATTTTTCGACCAGAAGCTGGTGAGGACGAACGTGAAAATTGGGATAGTAAGCTCACGTTTCTTTTGGCTACTGTCGGTTATGCCGTTGGCCTCGGAAATGTATGGAGATTTCCTTATTTAGCTCAAAAAAATGGTGGAG GAGCGTTTCTGATACCCTATTTTGTTATGCTGGCGATCGAGGGTATTCCTATATTTTACCTTGAATTGGCTATCGGCCAAAGATTAAGAAAAGGAGCCATCGGTGTTTGGAATCAG GTTTCACCATACATGGGTGGTATAGGTGTTAGTAGTGCCGTCGTTTCTTTCAACGTGGCCCTTTATTACAATACTATCATCGCTTGGTgcctcttttattttgtccAG agtTTTCAATCTCAACTACCATGGGCCGAATGCCCTAatagatattttcaaaatggaTCTTATGCACCGGAACTAGAATGCTTG CAAAGTAGCCCGACTCAATATTTTTGGTATCGGACGACTCTGATGATATctaaagatattaatactcCGGAGGTATTTAATTGGAAGATTGCATTGGCTCTAGTTATTGCTTGGATTTTggtttatatgtgtatgatCAAAGGAATCGCATCGTCAGGCAAG GTCGTTTACGTAACCGCTACGTTTCCATATATCGTGttaattatcttcttcttccgagGCGTCACTTTACCGGGAATGTCAGATGGATTACGGCATCTTTTTACACCGAAG TGGTGGACACTTACAGATCCAGTAGTATGGTTGGAAGCTGGTActcaaatattcttttctcttggcTTGGCATTTGGAGGTTTAATAGCCTTTTCTTCCTACAATccagtaaataataattgttatcgtGACGCGATCATGGTCAGCTTTACGAATTGCTTTACCTCTATGTTCGCTGGAATCGTTGTTTTCTCTATTATag GATTTAAAGCCACTATGGTTTACGAGGAATGTTTGACGGAACGAAAtacgttattaattaatattttcggtACCGAGGACAAAATACCCGATATTATTCCCGACGCAAATACGCTACTTAATGTTACCACTGGAAATGGTTCTTTGGACAATTTAATTATGCCAAAATTACCGGTATGCGATCTGGAAAAGGAATTAGATAAT TCTGCATCAGGTACTGGTTTAGCATTTATCATCTTCACAGAAGCTATTAATCAATTCCCTGGTGCCCAATTTtggtcgattttatttttcttgatgtTATTTACTTTGGGTATTGATTCTCAATTTGGTACTCTCGAAGGTGTCGTCACGAGTATTGTCGATTTGAAGCTTTTTCCCAATTTACGGAAAGAAATCTTAACAG GTGCAATTTGTTTGGTGTGTTGTATAATTTCAATGGCTTTTGCTCATGGTGCTGGCAGCTACGTCTTCGTACTTTTTGACAATTTCAGTGgaaattttcctttattgATCATCGCGTTCTTCGAATGTATTGGAGTATCTTATGTGTATGGCTTGAAAAG GTTTGCCGATGACATAGAATTAATGACGGGTAATCGTCCGGGACTTTATTGGTTGATTTGTTGGAAATATCTCAGTCCTTTGGCGATGTTAAGTATTTTGATTGCTTCATTCGTCGAAATTATTATGGAAGGGAGTGGTTATCCAGCATGGGTTTCAAGTTTAGGTACAACGGAAAAACATGAATGGCCAGTATGGGCTCTCATCCTTATTGGTATTCTTATTCTTGCTTCCGTTCTTTGGATACCTGCGATTGCCATTTGCAG ATGTTTTGGTATTCTCATAATCGATGACAATGAAAAAGCCTGGTTTCCTGCAGCAGATTTGAAAGAATTTCACGGAATCGTACCCCATGAAGTTACTGCTGCTGAAACTTTATTATTCTGCATAAGAACCGATGGTACAGAAGGACTATGTTGTCCAACAGGTGGTCCTAGCGATGATGACGAGGATCTCACCTAG
- the LOC127072785 gene encoding uncharacterized protein LOC127072785, which produces MTKELHKSLINYFVHLKILDEKWLELFTSAERPLQALRNQCEQLRFVSSKDVDSEEICMIDYAREKLIFKIFMGIENEISLLSDMLQRLNDAIQDLKNRLTNLNKSRNNVLLRDEDMKDIINGTPYRPKLNLLLEWAIESFQYYHELYLFINESMKAMDYKNEESIDNFADSFIEDRYKRTKLNRILAFTQFLIMEKVQ; this is translated from the exons ATGACGAAAGAACTGCATAAAAGTCTTATAAATTACTTTGTGCATCTAAAGATATTGGACGAAAAATGGTTGGAATTATTCACAAGTGCGGAACGACCATTGCAAGCTTTAAGAAATCAATGCGAACAATTACGTTTTGTTTCGAG TAAAGATGTCGATAGCGAAGAAATCTGTATGATCGATTACGCGCGAGAAaaacttatttttaaaattttcatggggatagaaaatgaaatttcgctTTTATCAGATATGTTACAGCGTTTAAATGACGCCATTCAG gatttaaaaaatcgattaacaaaTTTGAATAAATCTAGGAATAATGTTTTGCTACGTGACGAAGAtatgaaagatattataaatgGAACACCTTATAggccaaaattaaatttacttttaGAATGGGCTATCGAAAGCTTTCAATATTATCACGAGTT atatctttttattaatgaaagcATGAAAGCAAtggattataaaaatgaagaatcaATTGATAATTTTGCAGACTCTTTTATAGAAGACCgttataaaagaacaaaattaaata GAATATTAGCTTTTactcaatttttaataatggaaaaagttcaataa